Below is a window of bacterium DNA.
GAATCACGGTCGGCTGTCCCTTGTGTTCGACGGCAGCCTTGTAGGCGGCATAGACCTTTTCGGGGTCATGTCCGCCGCGGCGCATTCTCGAAAGCTGCTCATCACTCAAATGATCGACGAGTGCGCGCACGTCGGGATCGGTGCCGAAGAAATGTTCGCGGATGTATGCACCCGATTCGACGGTATATTTCTGGAAATCACCGTCCAGAGCTTCGCCCATACGCTTGACGAGCTTGCCGGTTTTGTCTTCGGATAATATGTAATCCCAATCGTTGCCCCAGATAAGCTTGATGACATTCCAGCCCGCGCCGCGGAAGATGGTTTCGAGCTCTTGAATAATCTTGCCGTTGCCGCGCACAGGCCCGTCGAGTCGCTGCAGATTGCAGTTCACCACGAAAATCAGATTGTCAAGCTTCTCTCTTCCGGCCAGACCGATTGCTCCGAGAGCTTCCGGCTCGTCGGTTTCTCCGTCTCCGAGAAACGCCCACACGTGCGAATCGGTGTGCGGTTTGAGATTTCGGTTTTCCAGATATCTGTTGAAGCGCGCCTGATAGATAGCGGTGATGGGACCAAGTCCCATGGAGACTGTGGGGAATTGCCAGAAGTTGGGCATCAGCCAGGGGTGCGGGTAGGAACTCAAGCCGCCTTCGGGACGCAATTCATGGCGGAAGTTGCGCAGCTGCTCGATGGACAGTCGGCCTTCGAGGAAGGCGCGCGCATAGATACCCGGCGAGGCATGCCCCTGAAAGTAAATCATATCCGCACCGTCAGCGTGATTCGGGCCTTTGAAGAAGTGATTGAAGCCGATTTCAAACAGCGTAGCGACTGATGCGTAGGTGGAGATGTGGCCGCCGATTCCGTCTTCGGCACGATTGGCGCGGACGACCATTGCCATGGCATTCCAGCGAATAATGCTCTTGATACGGCGCTCGATTTCGCGGCTGCCGGGGAAAGCGGGCTGTTTATCGGCGGGAATCGTGTTCACGTAGGGTGTTGTGAGCGGAAACGGCACGGACACGCCCTGCTTCTGGGCATGTATCTGCAGCCATTGCAGAAGCGCCTGCACCCGTTCCGGCCCACCCTGCTGGAATTCGTAATCGAGCGAGTCAATCCACTCCTGAATTTCAATATCCTCGGGGAGGGCTTGTCCGCGATATGGGTTATAGGCCGAGCTTTCATGGATATTCTCCAGTGAAAGCCGCTCTTCAGCCTGTGTAGAAATACTCATTTAGGGGTCCTTTCCGTGCTATTTTGCCCGTTTTCGGTCTCGCCGGCGGGGCTGTGAATTCCATAGGCAACCTTAAATATACCCATTCTACTCTCTAAACTCAAACCTCATACATGGGGGGGTACGGCGGGCTTGTGGCGCGCAGTTTTGTGAACGGTACGCACGCGATTGGACAGGCAGTGAAATTTCGGTCACGCTGTCGGTTACCGGGTGACGGCGGCGGTAGTGCCGACGCGTGAATGCAGGGGTTATTTTTCAGTCACACAATTGCAAGTGGAGGCATGCTTCTGAGACTTTTTTTTGCGCGCGCCGGCACTGTGCACGAGTTTTCATAGGGAAAACCGCCTGTGGCTCGACTGTAAAGGCCGCGAACAGCGCTCTGCGACGGTGTAGAACCGCTCCGGGGAGCAGACGCTTCGCGCGTTGCGGCAGCAATGGAGACGCGACTCGTTTTCACTCTCAACTTACTCTGTTTCAAATACTTCTCGACTCGCGCTGCGGGTGAAACGCTCCTCCCTGAGCTTCACTTTGGCACTCGGGCGCAGGCTGCAGCGGGAGAGAATCGCTCACTGGGACGCAGGGGGCAAACGGATGCAGCGTGCTGCTGCAACTTGCTCGCGTGCCTGCTCGTTCCAATGAAGTGAAATGCTCACTCCCTCTTGACAAAATTCGTGAACTGAGTATATTTGCAAGTGTGCTTTTGTGAGCCACGAATCGAACAGGTGGCGCCTGTTGCCGGCGCCTTTTAGATAGACGGTCCCGGACTGCCGCACAGTCCGGAATTGCGACGGGGAAGCCGCAGTTAACCGAACCCCCACTTCACGGGTAAACAACTGACTGCAAGATAATCCCTCAGAACTAAAAACCATCGAGCAAAGGAGCTCACACATGGCCACGAAGAAGAAGCCGGCTGCCAAGAAGGCAACCAAGAAGAAAGCGACCGCCAAGAAGAAAGCCGCTCCGAAGAAGAAAGCGACTGCCAAGAAGGCCGCTCCGAAGAAGAAAGCCACCGCCAAGAAGGCCGCCCCGAAGAAGGCCGCCAAGAAGGCGACGAAGAAGAAAGCTACTGCCAAGAAGGCGACGAAGAAGAAAGCCGCCAAGCGTAAACCGAACGCCGCTTTCATGGCCCCGATGCAGCCGTCGGCCGCTTTGGGCGAAGTCATCGGCAGCAAGGCGATGCCGCGTACCGATGTGACCAAGAAGATTTGGGACTACATCAAGAAGAACGGGCTGCAGGACAAGAACAACAAGAGAATGATCAATGCCGATGACAAGCTCTCGAAGATTTTCGGCAAGAAGCAGGTCTCGATGTTCGAAATGACCAAGCTGGTCAGCAAGCACCTTTCCGCCGCCAAGTAGTGCCTGTCAGGCACCTCTTGCGCTGACGCAAGTGTTTGAGATAGTCGGTTTAGATAAAGCCCCGCAACGGTTGTTGCGGGGCTTTTTTGTTCTGGTCACCGCCTTCCGGGGCCAAGCGGTCAAACTTACTTCAACAGCAGCAGTTTTGCGGTGCTTGAATAGTAATTGGTAGAAACGGTCGCAAAATGAACTCCCGAACTCCACTTTGCGCCGTTTAACTTCAGAGTGTGCTCTCCGGCCGCAAGCAACCCCAAGTCCGCTCTCTCCACTTCTCGACCCAAGACGTCATGGACCCTGACAATCACATTACCATTTGCCGGAAGCGAAAACCTCAGCGTCGTCACCGGATTAAACGGGTTAGGAAAAACGTGCAGACCGAGATCGGTTGGAACCGAATGCTCCGAATGGTCATCCACCGCGCTGGTTGTATCTGAGCTGTCAGGGGGCTGTGTCAGCCATGGCTCGAACAGGACGCCATTCCCGACCTCCGATCCCAATCCACCCGGATTCAAACTCGCGTGAAACGGTCCCGTTGAATCCCCCCACCAGTTCAAGCGCGCGTCGAAATAGCTTCCATTGGATCCTGTCGCCAACCCGGGCGGGAGAAATGAATTGTCGCGTGCGAGAAGTGAGTCCTGTGCGCTTCGAAGCATCATCACGTCGGGTGTTGCATCCGGACTAAGCCGTTCGAACCAATTATCCATCAATGTTGCAGATCCGCTGATTGCTATCCCCGGAATGTTTCCTCCGGTTGCTAAGCCGTCTTCAAACGTATTGCCTGCGACTAACCCGAAGTAGCCCGGATTCGGATTCTGGCAGCCCATCGCGATGGCAGTCGTCCCGCCCAACTCACTGCCTTCATAATCCTGAAATCTGTTATTCGCAATGACAATCGGCGTGTCAACTTCGGCTCCCGAACAATCGAGCAGCACTTCGATCATTGCTCGTGCTCCGGTTACGTTCTGGAACACACATTCCGCAATTCGGAAGTCGCCTTGAGGGCTGACGAGCACCGATGAAAATACGCCATCGACAGACGTGAATTGACATCCCCTGACATAAACATCGTTGCCGTGGAGACGTAACAAGTAAGTTGAGGGTGCATCGTGAATTCGAAAAGAACAATTCAGAATCCTCGAGCCCGAACCTCCATAAACCAGCCACCTCTTTGAGCCATCAAACGTGCAATTCTCAGCATGCACTGTCCCTTCATTGGAAGGAAACAGACAATGCCACTGACAACCGACAAATGTGCAATGGTCCGCACGAATGAAATGCTCTGCGTTTACGGCATTTGATATGGAATCGAATCGGCAGTATTGAAGCGAAAGGCTCTCGCCTGTGTGAAGAACTCCACCAGTGCGTGTCGGCCAAACCGGCTCGCGCATTTCTGGCCTGTTGAAGAAGGCCAAATTCTGAAGCTTCGCGGCATTTCCTGTTAGGACCATTGTCGAGGGTGTATCCAACCCCCCGGGAATGGGATCGAGTATGGTTCGAAGTTCAGTTAGCGTATCTACTGAATACCAACCCGTGATGAATATAGAGTCTGTTGAACAGATTAGGAATTCATGATAAACTCCCGGTGACACTCGGACTGTATCACCCATCAGGGAAGCGTTAAGGGCATTCTGAATGGTAGAAAACTCCTCAGGAACATTGAGTACAGCGCTTTTTGCGTCCCTGAGCAAGACAAGGAAGATGACCGAAAGCAGGGTGTTACCGATGAAACTCCTCATGGGTTGCAGTTGGCAATACCGTAACTGAAACATGCCCACGCTTTGCAGTCCGCGCCGCAATCATCGCAATCGGGACCGTCCGGACAAGGTATTTTACAAACATAAACCGCATAAGAGACTCCGCTGCTAAGCGCGACAAAATTGCCCGTTGCGCTGCAATCCTTGGTGCAATTGTTTATATCACATTCATTCGTGTGACAGTTCCCGTTCGAAATTGAATACTCGATTCCCCCGGAAATCTTAAAGATGTTTGCACAGGACTGACAGTCAAAACAATTGCTTCCGCCTGTGCAGGTTGTAGATGTTTTGAAGCTGTAGTTACCCGAACATGAAGGAGTGAAAACGTACCTGGTGCAGTTTGCATTCGGAGTTACGCCGCACTCTTCGTTTGTGCAAGTATTATCATTGAAACAAATGCACTCCGAACAAGCCCAAACATTTTCGTTCCCAAAACACAAAAAAACCGCCAGCATAACCGCCGCGGTCAAGGTGAAAGGTGCGTTTCTCATGGTGAGACTCCCTTTTTAGTGGTTTTTCCGCCCATGGTACACCCCATCGTGCACCTGAAGCAAGGTACTTTTTCTAACTTCTTTTGTCAAGGGACTCCCCCCCGGGGGAATCAAACCCCTTGCCCAAGCGTTCAAATTGGACATATCCCTCCTCTTTTTCAGCTTCGGCCTTTGTGAAGAACGGCGGGAGATGACAGGTCAAATCTTTATTAAACAAGCACTATCGTTTCGATATTGGTAGGGAATGCAAGCAGATTATGGACTAAAAAAATTCTGAACACCTCGTCAAAAAGGAACGAATTTTCCGAAGAATTCGTATATTTAAGTACAGAATTCAACCCGGACCGCACCCATGAACCGTCTTCGTTTTTTTGCCCTGATTGCCTTATTGCCAACTCTCGTTCTCGCCCAAGTGTTGTGGCCGGAGAACGGCAAAGCCGTTCGCCAAGGTGCCCATCTTGGTTGGAATGGTGCGGCCATAAGCGCTGGTAATGATGTCGCACTCTTTTACTATGACTGCTTGCGGGACGGGACACGAGATGTGTGGGGCACACGCATCGCACCGAACGGCTCGCATCTATGGGGACAGAACGGCAGATTGGTCGGCGGCGATATCAGCGAACAGCGCGCACCGGTTGTGGCCGCCTATCCGGACGGCAGCGTGCTGGTGGTTTGGGAAGACTACTCGGTGGGACGTTTTCGCGATTTGCGCGCGCAGCGCTACAGCGCGAACGGCAATGCGATGTGGTCACCCGAAGGCGGTGTGACGGTTATCGAGCAGGCGCGCGATCAGTTTGAAGTGAAACTCGCTCTGAACGATCAGGGATACGCGTTTATCGTGTTCACCGACGACCGTTTGACGGACGGCACCGACACAAGGCTGAACAGCTACGCGCAGATACTGAGCCCGGACGGCGAGCGTGTCGGACCGCTGGACGGTATACAACTGCTGACGCGGCGCGATACCTACAATCAACCGCTCGATGTCGTCTGTATCGGCAGCGACGCCTACATCCTGAACACGATGCCCGGCGACCCGGATGAACTCGTGCTGCAGAAACTCTCGCCCGATGGCACCATTGGCTTCGCCAACGACCCCGCGGTTGCAGAGTTCGCCTATTCAGGCAGACATAGCATGGTGAAGATTGAGAATGGACTGGCTGTCGCATGGACGGCGCGCGAAGAGGGCAATCAATTCGGGGATGCGCGGTTGAAGTTGATGGACACGAATCGCGCTCCCTTGCCGGGCTGGAGTCCAGAGGGCACGGTGGTCGGCTCGGGAGCCCATGTGCAGACGGTGACCAAGATGAGTGAGACGCCGGACGGCGGAGTGGTGGTGGCTGTTTCCAGCTACGAATTCGACCCCGACC
It encodes the following:
- a CDS encoding T9SS type A sorting domain-containing protein; the encoded protein is MRSFIGNTLLSVIFLVLLRDAKSAVLNVPEEFSTIQNALNASLMGDTVRVSPGVYHEFLICSTDSIFITGWYSVDTLTELRTILDPIPGGLDTPSTMVLTGNAAKLQNLAFFNRPEMREPVWPTRTGGVLHTGESLSLQYCRFDSISNAVNAEHFIRADHCTFVGCQWHCLFPSNEGTVHAENCTFDGSKRWLVYGGSGSRILNCSFRIHDAPSTYLLRLHGNDVYVRGCQFTSVDGVFSSVLVSPQGDFRIAECVFQNVTGARAMIEVLLDCSGAEVDTPIVIANNRFQDYEGSELGGTTAIAMGCQNPNPGYFGLVAGNTFEDGLATGGNIPGIAISGSATLMDNWFERLSPDATPDVMMLRSAQDSLLARDNSFLPPGLATGSNGSYFDARLNWWGDSTGPFHASLNPGGLGSEVGNGVLFEPWLTQPPDSSDTTSAVDDHSEHSVPTDLGLHVFPNPFNPVTTLRFSLPANGNVIVRVHDVLGREVERADLGLLAAGEHTLKLNGAKWSSGVHFATVSTNYYSSTAKLLLLK